From Mesorhizobium sp. Pch-S:
GAAGCTGGACGTGACGCCCCTCCCCGGCATCGACCTGTACCTGAAAGACGAATCCACGCATCCGACCGGCAGCCTGAAGCATCGGCTGGCGCGCTCGCTCTTTCTCTATGCCCTGTGCAATGGCCTGATCCGTGAAGGCACGGCAGTGATCGAAGCATCCTCCGGATCCACCGCTGTTTCGGAGGCCTATTTCGCACGCATGATCGGCTCGCCCTTTTATGCGGTGATGCCGCGTTCGACGTCGCGCGAAAAAATCGCCGCGATCGAGCACTATGGCGGCAAGTGTCATTTCATCGACGACGGCCGGCGAATCTACGCCGAATCCGCGGAGCTCGCCGAACGACTCGGCGGCTACTTCATGGATCAGTTCACTCACGCAGAACGTGCCACCGACTGGCGCGGCAACAACAACATCGCCGAATCCATCTTCCAGCAGATGCGGACGGAGCGCTTCCCGATTCCCTCATGGGTGGTGATGGGAGCCGGCACCGGCGGCACCTCGGCGACCATCGGCCGCTACATCCGCTACAAACGCCACGCGACGAGGCTCTCGGTCGCCGACGTCGAACATTCTGCGTTCTTCGAAGGCTATTCGACCCGCGATGCGGGCTGCTCCAGCGAACGGCCTTCCCGCATCGAGGGCATCGGCCGGCCGCGGGTCGAGCCGTCCTTCGTGCCCGGCGTCATCGACCACATGCTGCGCATACCGGACGCGCTGTCGATCGCAGCCAAGCGGGTGCTTTCACGCCGGCTTGGCCGCCGCGTCGGTGGTTCGACCGGCACCAATTTCGCAGCGATGTGCTTTCACGCCGCGCGCATGGTGGCAGCTGGACAAAGCGGCTCGCTGGTGACGCTGATCTGCGACTCAGGCGAGCGTTACGCCAACACCTACTATTCGGACGATTGGTTGCGCGCCAACGCCATCGATCCTTCACCTTTCGAACCGGTGCTGGAGAGCTTCCTGGCCGGTGGCCCATTCGAACTCAAACTTGAAGAAAGCTGGCGATGACTGCTGCACGCCCCATCAACATAGCCATTGTCGGTGTCGGCAAGATCGCCCGCGACCAACATCTGCCGGCACTTGCCCGGGACGAGGACTACAAACTTGTCGCAGCGGCCAGCCCACACGGAAAGGTGGATGGCGTCGCGAACTATCCCGCCATCGAAACGCTGCTGGCGGCCGCGCCGGAAATTGAGGCCGTATCGCTTTGCATGCCGCCGCAGTTCCGGCATGACGCGGCGCGCGCAGCGATCCTTGCCGGCAAGCATGTCTTCCTGGAAAAGCCACCCGGCGCAACGGTGAGCGAAGTCGAGCAGCTCAAGGCACTCGCCAACGGCAAAGGCGTGACACTGTTCGCCTCCTGGCACTCGCGCTACGCGCCCGCTGTAGAAGCAGCACGGGCTTTCCTTGCATCGGCGCGGATCAAGACTGCAGCCATCAACTGGAAGGAAGACGTCCGCCGGTGGCACCCGAACCAGGACTGGATCTGGCAGCCAGGCGGTTTCGGCGTCTTCGACCCCGGCATCAATGCGTTGTCGATTGCCACCCATATCCTGCCGCCGATGTTCATCACCGCGGCGACGCTCGACTTTCCCGAGAACCGCTGCGCACCGATCGCGGCTCAAGTGAGCTTCCGCACCGACACCGGCATCCCGGTCGCCGTCGACTTCGACTGGCGCCAGACCGGACCGCAAAGCTGGGACATCCTGGCCGAGACCGACAAGGGTTCGATGGTGCTTTCAGCCGGCGGCTCCAGGCTCGCCGTCGACGGCAAGGTGCTCCAGGAGGGCCCGGACACCGAATATCCGACACTGTACCGGCGCTTCTCCAAACTGGTGCGCAGCCATGAATCCGATGTCGATCTCGCGCCGCTCCAGCACGTGGCTGATGCCTTCATGCTCGGCAAGCGCAACGTCGTGGAGGCCTTCTTCGACTGACACATCGGGAAGATACAGCACACGAAAACGGCGGGCTTAGACACCCGCCGTTTTCAATCGAGCCTGTCGATCGCCTAGTTGACGGGACCGGGCATACCGCCCTCGCCTACCGTCGGCGCTTCCGGTTTGACACCCGTTGCACGATTGATGAAAACGGTGACCACCCACAACACCACGCCGATCGCCAGGAGCACACCGGCGATCTTGTACTGGTCGGGATTGCGGCCGGTCCATGGTCCCGTCAGGAAACCGCAGGCGATGGCACCGATCACTGGCAGGATGGTCGGCGCCGTGAAATGGTCATGGTCGACCTTGTCCTTGCGCAGCACCAGCACCGCTACGTTGACGACGGTGAAAACGCAGAGCAGCAGCAATGCCGTCGTGCCACCCAGTTGCGGCACCGAGCCGACGAAGGTGATCAGGCCGAAGGCGAGCAGTGTCGTGAAGATGATGGCGATATACGGTGTCTTGCGGCTCGCATGAACCTTGCCGAGCACTGGCGGCAGAACATGCTCACGGCTCATGCCATAGACCAGACGGCTGGCCATCAGCATGTTGATCAGTGCGGAGTTCGCCACCGCGAACATGGTGATGAAAGCGAATATCCAGATCGGGAAGCCCGGTGCGCCGGTAGAAACCACTTTCAGCAACGGCGCTTCGCCCTCACCGAGTTCGGCCGGCTCGACGAGCGTGACCGCCGAGACCGAGACCAGGACGTAGATCACGCCGGTGATCAGCAGGCCGGCAAGCAGGATCTTGGGAAAGATCTTGGTCGGCTCCTTGGTTTCCTCGGCCATGTTCACCGAATCCTCGAAACCGACCATGGCGAAGAAGGCCAGCGTGGTGGCGGCGATGACAGGCCAGAAGGCGTTGACGCCCTCAGGCGTATGGAACTCGGTGACCCGCGAAACGTCGCCCTGCCCCATGCCGATCGCCCAAAGGCCGATGGCGATGACGATGAGCAGGCCTGTAAGTTCGACGCAGGTCAGGACAACGTTCAGCTTCACGCTCTCGCCGACGCCGCGGAAATTCACCGCCGCCACGATCGCCATGAATGCAAGGCCGAGCAGGATGATCCCGGTGCCGCCTTCCAACCCGAGACCGAAAGCAGAAGAAAAGTTGACCGCGAAAGCGCGCGAAGCCGTCGAGGCCGACGTAATGCCGGAACACATCACCGCGAAGGCCACGATGAAGGTGACGAAGTGGATGCCGAAGGCCTTGTGGGTGTAGAGCGCGGCGCCGGCTGCACGAGGATATTTGGTGACCAGCTCCAGATAGCTGAAGGCGGTGATGACGGCGACGATAAAGGCGACCAGGAACGGCAGCCACACCACGCCGCCGACCTGTTTGGCCACCTGCCCGGTCAGCGCATAGATGCCGGTGCCCAGGATGTCGCCGACAATAAAAAGCAGCAGCAGCCATGGCCCCATGACGCGATGCAGGCTGGGCTCCGCCGCATCCGTTTGGCCTGATTTCAGGGTTGCATCGGTCATCGGTCCCTCCTCGCTGCGGCACCGCGACCATCAGGCCGGACAGGAGACCGCATCCTCGTTTCACGCATGAGCCGCTGCCGTGCCGGCCGCGGATCAAACTTCGGACCCACCCTTCATCCCCGGGGCGAGTATGAAGCAGCGGCAAGCGATGTCAAACTGCCGCACCCATGATGCACAGGCGACCAAAAATGCAGTGGAGGCAGCTCGCCCTGGATCGGAGACGCTGGCGATTCAGGCCCCGGCGCAACGCGCTTCATGATCAAGCAACCAGCGCTTGCGCTCCAGCCCGCCACCGTATTTGGTGAGTGCACCGTTGGCGCCGACCAGGCGATGACAGGGTACGACGATCGAAAGCGGATTGGTGCCGTTGGCATGGCCGACGGCACGCGCTGCATTCGGTCGCCCCAGCCTCTCGGCGAAAGCGCCATAGGCCAGTGTTTCGCCCGGTATCACCTCACGCAAGGTCGTCCACATCTCGT
This genomic window contains:
- a CDS encoding APC family permease, coding for MTDATLKSGQTDAAEPSLHRVMGPWLLLLFIVGDILGTGIYALTGQVAKQVGGVVWLPFLVAFIVAVITAFSYLELVTKYPRAAGAALYTHKAFGIHFVTFIVAFAVMCSGITSASTASRAFAVNFSSAFGLGLEGGTGIILLGLAFMAIVAAVNFRGVGESVKLNVVLTCVELTGLLIVIAIGLWAIGMGQGDVSRVTEFHTPEGVNAFWPVIAATTLAFFAMVGFEDSVNMAEETKEPTKIFPKILLAGLLITGVIYVLVSVSAVTLVEPAELGEGEAPLLKVVSTGAPGFPIWIFAFITMFAVANSALINMLMASRLVYGMSREHVLPPVLGKVHASRKTPYIAIIFTTLLAFGLITFVGSVPQLGGTTALLLLCVFTVVNVAVLVLRKDKVDHDHFTAPTILPVIGAIACGFLTGPWTGRNPDQYKIAGVLLAIGVVLWVVTVFINRATGVKPEAPTVGEGGMPGPVN
- a CDS encoding PLP-dependent cysteine synthase family protein; its protein translation is MAGEQGQTATSRDWADRAVAAIEADQHRSADTHLWKLDVTPLPGIDLYLKDESTHPTGSLKHRLARSLFLYALCNGLIREGTAVIEASSGSTAVSEAYFARMIGSPFYAVMPRSTSREKIAAIEHYGGKCHFIDDGRRIYAESAELAERLGGYFMDQFTHAERATDWRGNNNIAESIFQQMRTERFPIPSWVVMGAGTGGTSATIGRYIRYKRHATRLSVADVEHSAFFEGYSTRDAGCSSERPSRIEGIGRPRVEPSFVPGVIDHMLRIPDALSIAAKRVLSRRLGRRVGGSTGTNFAAMCFHAARMVAAGQSGSLVTLICDSGERYANTYYSDDWLRANAIDPSPFEPVLESFLAGGPFELKLEESWR
- a CDS encoding Gfo/Idh/MocA family oxidoreductase, with amino-acid sequence MTAARPINIAIVGVGKIARDQHLPALARDEDYKLVAAASPHGKVDGVANYPAIETLLAAAPEIEAVSLCMPPQFRHDAARAAILAGKHVFLEKPPGATVSEVEQLKALANGKGVTLFASWHSRYAPAVEAARAFLASARIKTAAINWKEDVRRWHPNQDWIWQPGGFGVFDPGINALSIATHILPPMFITAATLDFPENRCAPIAAQVSFRTDTGIPVAVDFDWRQTGPQSWDILAETDKGSMVLSAGGSRLAVDGKVLQEGPDTEYPTLYRRFSKLVRSHESDVDLAPLQHVADAFMLGKRNVVEAFFD